ACCGGCCTTCCGCAGCGCGATCGTCGCGCATGAGCGCGAGACGCAGGCGTTCCAGGCCAATCCCTCGCCGCAGTTCCGCGCCAGATATCCGGTCGCCGCCGATGCCCTGCGCGCGCGCCTGGGCACGCGGATGAACGTCAGCGCACAGGAAATCGCGCTCGTCCGTAACAGCAGCGAGGCGAACACGGTCGCGGTGCGCGGCCTGGCGCTCAAGGCCGGGGACGAGGTGATCCTGACCGATCACAATCATCCCTCGACCCTGGAGACATGGAAGCTGCGCGCCGCGCGCGAGGGGCTGCTCCTCAAGATCCTGCCGGTGCCGGTCTATGCGACCTCGGCCCAGACGGTGGTCGATCAGTTCGCGGCCGCCATCACCCCGCGTACCCGCGCCATCTTCCTGTCGCACATGTCGAACGTCACCGGCATGATCTTTCCGCTGGCGCAGATCGCGCAGCTGACCCGGCCAAAGGGTATCTGGCTGCATGGTGACGGCGCCCAGACCTTCGGCTGGCTGCGGCTCGACCTGCCGGCGCTCGGCGTCGATTCCTATTCGGGCAGCACCCATAAATGGATGATGGGGCCGCTGGAGGGCGGCATCCTCTATGTCCGGCGCGAAGGCCAGGCACAGCTTCAGCCGATCATGCTCAGCCATGGCTATTGGCTGACCGACGAGAAGAATCTCGATACCGCGCAGAAATATGAAATTCTCGGCCAGCGCGACGATCCCAAGCTGATTGCGATCGATGCGACGCTCGATGCGCTTGACGCGATCGGCGAGGCGGAGGTGGAGCGCCGCGCGTTCGCCATCGGCGACCAGATGCGCGACTTGGTGCTGCGCCTGCCCGGCGCGAAGCTGGTCGGCACGACCACCAAGGGGCTGACAGGCCCGGTGATCACCCCGGCCTTTGCCGGCAAGGACGTACTGGCGATCCGCGACCATCTGTGGACGCAGGGCAAGGTGGTGGTCGCCCCGTCCAAGGCGGACGGCAAGCCGACCATCCGCTTCTCGCCCCATATCTATAACAGCGCCGACGAGATCGCCCTGATCGCGGACCTGCTGGCGAAGGTCTGACCGCTATCGCCGGCGGAATGGCCAGTCGATTACCGCGCCGGCCCATAGCGCCCACCAGATGATCACCGGCTGCAGCGCCAGCCGGGGGCCATGATAGCACCAGCTCAGATGCATGCCGCCCAGCGGGATGTCATGCAGGGCATGGTTGAAATTGGCGGGCCAGACGCACAGGGCGTAGAGCGCCAGGGCAATCGCGGCGGCGCGGCGCGTGGCCGGAATCATCAGCCCGACGGCACCGGCCAGTTCGGCGATGCCGGTCAGCGCGACGACAATCTGCGGCTCTGGCACCCAATGCGGCGTGATCGCCACGAAACCGGCCGGCCGCATCAGATGCGCGGCGCCCGCAATCGCATATGCAAGAGCCAGGACGGTGCGGGCGATGGCGCGCGCGGTAACGGCTACAGCTCCAGTTCGCCCTCATCCTCGCCGTCCCAATAATGGGCGCGTTCGGCATGGACCTTGATCATCACCAGGCCGGGCGTGTCCGCACCTTGTGCGAACCAATGCTCCAGGTCCGGGTTCCAATGCGCTTCAAAGGCGCTGCGATCGCGGATCAGGTCGGCGCGACCTTCGACTGCGATGAACAGGGGGCACTGTCCCAACAGACCGCCCTTGCCATGAAAGGACAGGCCGACCCGCGGGTCGCGCTCGATATCCTTTACCATCAGCGTGTCTTCGGTGGTGAAATAATAGCTGTCGCCACCATAGGCGACATCCTGGTTGTTGCTCATCGGCCGGGCGCCGATCTGGCCGTCCTCGGTATGGGTCGACAGCATCGCAAAATCGATATGCTGCATCTTGTCTGCCAGGGTGGCGATGGTCTGGTGGGCCATGGTCGCTCTCCTCTTCTGCCCGGTTCAACGCCGACAGAGCGGATTCGGATGCGTCGGATTCGTCAGCAAGACAAAAAGAACGTATAGTGAACAAATGATCCGATTCGGAGGAGGTTCGCTATGTCTACTCGCACCGCGCCCCATTATCGCCTGATCGTGGCGCTGAAGCCGCCGACCATCATCACGCGGCAGATCGATCATTTCGCCGAGACGATCGCGCCCGACGCAGACCGCATCCGTCCTGCGCACCAACATATCACGATGGGGATCACCGACGACTGGCGCGACTATCCCTATACTTTGGTAAAGGCGCTGCATCGCAGCTTCACCACGATCATGGCCGAGCCTTTCAACTTGTCGCTCGATCAACTCAGCGAGGGCGGACGCTCCACGGCATTGCGGCCGGGCCATGCGCTGCCGCCGCTCAAGGATTTACAGCGCAAGATTGCCGTCGCGATGAAGCGGGCAGGGGTAGGGGCGCGTCTGGACTGGAAGTTCAGCCCGCACCAGACGCTCTATTATCGCGACGCTTCCCCGGCGACCCAGCGGATCAGCGGCTTTCACTGGCGGGTCGAGGATTTCGTATTGATATGCAGCCATGTCGGCCACACCCATCATGAAATGCTGGGCCGATGGCCGCTGCGCGGCAGCGATCAATATAGCCTGTTCTGATGGCGCTCAGCGCTTGCGCACGAATTCTGCGCGTAGCACCAGTCCCTTGATGCCGTCATAGCGGCAATCGATTTCCTGCGCATCGCCGGTCAGGCGGATCGACTTGATCAGCGTGCCGCGCTTCAGCGTCTGGCCGGCACCCTTGACCACCAGATCCTTGATCAGCGTCACCTGGTCGCCATCGGCCAGCAGATTGCCGACCGAATCGCGCACTTCCACCACATCGGCGGTATCGGCCTTGCCCGCCGCATCAGCGGCACTGATCCACTCGCCGCTTGCCTCGTCATAGACATAGTCGTCGTCGGTCATGGCGATCAGCCCTGGCTGACGGCTTCAAGCACGGCGGCGCGCAGTTCGGGAATACCCATGCCCTTTTCGCTCGACGTCGCAATGATGTCAGGATGGGCGGCCGGCCGCTTGCGGATCGCATCCGCAGTGCGCTGGGTCACGGTGACCAGTTCGCTCGCCTTGATCTTGTCCGCCTTGGTCAGAACGATGCGATAGCTGACGGCCGCGCCGTCCAGCATGTCGAGCATGTCGGTATCGACATCCTTGATGCCGTGGCGGCTGTCGATCAGTACCAGCGCACGCTTCAATGCCGCGCGGCCACGCAGATAGTCGTTCACCAGGAACTTCCACTTGCGCACGATGTCCTTGGGCGCCTTGGCATAGCCATAGCCGGGCATGTCGACCAGGCGGAAGCGCAGCGGATCGCCGACGTCGAAGAAGTTGAGCTCCTGCGTGCGTCCGGGCGTGTTCGACGTGCGGGCCAGGCCATTGCGGTTGGTCAGCGCATTGAGCAGCGACGATTTGCCGACATTGGAACGGCCGGCAAAGGCCACCTCGTTCACCGCCATGTCGGGCAGATAGTCGAGCGTCGGCGCGGATTTGAGGAAGCTGATCGGCCCTGCAAAAATCTTGCGGGCTTCCTCGATCAGGGCGATGTTTTCGTCTTCTGTCATATCGAAAAAATCCCCCCCTTTCGGGGAGGATTTCCTTGTCCTTACTTGGTGGCCGTCGCGGTGTTCAGCACGGGATGGCGCTTGTACAGCCACCATTGCTGCGCCATCGACAGGCAGTTGTTGGTAATCCAGTAGACCAGCAGGCCGGCGGCGAACGGTGCCATGATGAACATCATCATCCATGGCATGATCGCGAACACCTGTTGCTGCATCGGGTCCATCTGGGCCGGGTTCAGCTTGAACTGCAGCCACATCGAAATACCCAGCAGCAGCGCCAGCACACCGATCGCCAGGAACGAAGGCGGGGTGAAGGGCAGCAGGCCGAACAGGTTCAATATGTGCAGCGGGTCGGGCGCGGACAGATCCTTGATCCACAGCACGAAGGGCTGGTGACGCATTTCGATCGTCAACTGTAGCACCTTGTACAGCGCGAAGAAGATCGGAATCTGGAGGAAGATGGGCAGACAGCCGGCCAGCGGATTGACCTTCTCCTGCTTGTACAGCTCCATCATCTTCTGCTGCAGCTGCTGCTTGTCGTCCTTATATTTTTCCTGCAGCGCCTTCAGCTTGGGCTGCACCGCGCGCATCGCCGCCATGCTGGCGAACTGGCGCTGGGCGACCGGGAACATCAGGGCGCGGACGCAGAAGGTCAGGCAGATGATGGCGACGCCGAAATTGCCAAGCGTTTCGAACAGCCAATGCAGCAGGGCGAAGATCGGCTGTTCAAACCAGTAGAACCAGCCCCAGTCGATCGCGCGGTCGAACAGTGGTACGCCGGCGCGTTCATAGGCCTGCAGCGTCTTCACTTCCTTCGCGCCGACGAACAGGCGGTTGGTCTGCGTCACCGCCTTGCCGGGGGCGAGCATGACCGGCGCCAGCGCGATGTCGGTCTGGAACTGGGTGCCGGCGCCCTTGCGCATCTGGCCGGTGAAGGCATCCTTCTGGTCGGGGATCAGCGCCGACAGCCAATATTTGTCGGTGAAGCCGATCCAGCCGCCGGTCGACTGGAAGCTCTGGCTGGCCGGACCCTTTTCGAGATCCTTGTAGTTCACGTCGTAATTCGCTGCGCCGTTGAACACGCCCATCGGGCCGACATGGATCGTCCAGGTGTCCGGATCGGCCGAGGGGGCCGCGCGGCTGACATAGCCAAAGGATTTGACCGCAATCGTGCCGGTGCCGCTGTTCGACACCTTCTGCGCGGCAGAGATCATGTAATTTTCGTCGATCGCGTAACGGATCTCGAAGCTCTGGCCTGCCCCATTGTTCCAGGTCAGCGTGACCGGGCTGGTGGGGGTCAGTTCGCTACCACTGGCAGTCCAGACAGTGTTGGCGTCGGGGGTCTTGATGCCCTCGCCCTGCCAGCCGAAGCCGGCGAAATAGGCCTCCTTGGTGCCGCTGGGGCTGTAGAGACGGATTGCCGGCGAATCCTTGGCGATCGTTTCCTTGTAGGTCGGCAGCACGATATCGTCGATGCGCGCACCCTTCAGGTTGATCGATCCGGTCAGCTTGGGCGTGCGGATCGCGACGCGCGGGCTTTCCTTCAGCACCAGCGTGCGATCACGGATCGCCGTTGTTGCATCCTGTGCCGGCGCCTCGCCTGCCGGGGTCAGCGGCGTGGTCTTGCCACCCTCGATCTTGGTCGCGGGCGGATTGGCAGCGGGAAAGAAATGTTCCGAGATATAAGGCCAGCCGAACAGGATCGCGCCGGTCAGCAGCACCGCCAGAATGATATTCTTCTTGTCGTCCACGCTATTCGGCTCCGCCGTCTAAACTCGTCAATGTCTCAGGGGACCGGGTCATAGCCCGAACCACCCCATGGATGGCAACGCATTAGCCGCTTGAACCCCAGCCAGCTACCCTTGATCGCACCATATTTGCCGACCGCCTGGATCGCATATTCCGAGCAGGAGGGGGCATAGCGGCAAGTGGGGGGGAGAATGCGGGAAGGGCCGAGCTGCCAGGCGCGCGCGATCAGGATCAGCAGCCGGGCGATCATGCCGGGCTGCCGGTTTTCGCGGCTGTTGGCGCGGGACGGGTATCGCCCTTGCGGCGGGGCGGGCGACCCTGGCTTTCGGGCCGGGTCAATATCTTGCCCAGCGCCTTTTCCAGTTCGCCGCGCAGCAGCGCGAAGTCGCGTTCCACGCCCTCTGCACGGCCGATCAGCACATGGTCGGCACCCGCAACGCCATGCACTGGCAGCAGTTCGCGTGCCAGGACGCGAAAACGGCGCTTCATCCGATTGCGGATGACAGCGCCGCCTATCTTCTTGGTCACCGTGATGCCGATACGCATCGCCGGATCGCCATCGCCGCGCTCACGCACCAGCAGGACGAATCCCGGCATGGGCGCGCGTCGGCCCCGATTCGCCGCCAGAAAATCCGCGCGCTTGCCCATGATGGCAGGCGCGGCCGGCGGCGTCAGGTCGCTCAGGCGCTCAGGCTCTTGCGGCCGCGGGCACGACGGGCGCGCATGATGTTGCGGCCACCGGGGGTCGCCATGCGAGCGCGAAAACCGTGACGGCGCTTCCGAACCAGATTGCTCGGCTGAAAAGTGCGCTTCATCGTTCATTCCTCAAACAAACTAGAGAATCGGGTATGACAAAAAAGGGCCGCCACACGGGGCGACCGCAAGTCAGGGGCCGTCCGATAGGGAAATGGGGCGGGGA
The sequence above is drawn from the Sphingobium sp. AP49 genome and encodes:
- the yihA gene encoding ribosome biogenesis GTP-binding protein YihA/YsxC yields the protein MTEDENIALIEEARKIFAGPISFLKSAPTLDYLPDMAVNEVAFAGRSNVGKSSLLNALTNRNGLARTSNTPGRTQELNFFDVGDPLRFRLVDMPGYGYAKAPKDIVRKWKFLVNDYLRGRAALKRALVLIDSRHGIKDVDTDMLDMLDGAAVSYRIVLTKADKIKASELVTVTQRTADAIRKRPAAHPDIIATSSEKGMGIPELRAAVLEAVSQG
- a CDS encoding 2'-5' RNA ligase family protein, which produces MSTRTAPHYRLIVALKPPTIITRQIDHFAETIAPDADRIRPAHQHITMGITDDWRDYPYTLVKALHRSFTTIMAEPFNLSLDQLSEGGRSTALRPGHALPPLKDLQRKIAVAMKRAGVGARLDWKFSPHQTLYYRDASPATQRISGFHWRVEDFVLICSHVGHTHHEMLGRWPLRGSDQYSLF
- a CDS encoding DoxX family protein, with translation MARTVLALAYAIAGAAHLMRPAGFVAITPHWVPEPQIVVALTGIAELAGAVGLMIPATRRAAAIALALYALCVWPANFNHALHDIPLGGMHLSWCYHGPRLALQPVIIWWALWAGAVIDWPFRRR
- the rpmH gene encoding 50S ribosomal protein L34, which translates into the protein MKRTFQPSNLVRKRRHGFRARMATPGGRNIMRARRARGRKSLSA
- a CDS encoding alkylphosphonate utilization protein, coding for MTDDDYVYDEASGEWISAADAAGKADTADVVEVRDSVGNLLADGDQVTLIKDLVVKGAGQTLKRGTLIKSIRLTGDAQEIDCRYDGIKGLVLRAEFVRKR
- a CDS encoding pyridoxamine 5'-phosphate oxidase family protein; the encoded protein is MAHQTIATLADKMQHIDFAMLSTHTEDGQIGARPMSNNQDVAYGGDSYYFTTEDTLMVKDIERDPRVGLSFHGKGGLLGQCPLFIAVEGRADLIRDRSAFEAHWNPDLEHWFAQGADTPGLVMIKVHAERAHYWDGEDEGELEL
- the yidC gene encoding membrane protein insertase YidC, with amino-acid sequence MDDKKNIILAVLLTGAILFGWPYISEHFFPAANPPATKIEGGKTTPLTPAGEAPAQDATTAIRDRTLVLKESPRVAIRTPKLTGSINLKGARIDDIVLPTYKETIAKDSPAIRLYSPSGTKEAYFAGFGWQGEGIKTPDANTVWTASGSELTPTSPVTLTWNNGAGQSFEIRYAIDENYMISAAQKVSNSGTGTIAVKSFGYVSRAAPSADPDTWTIHVGPMGVFNGAANYDVNYKDLEKGPASQSFQSTGGWIGFTDKYWLSALIPDQKDAFTGQMRKGAGTQFQTDIALAPVMLAPGKAVTQTNRLFVGAKEVKTLQAYERAGVPLFDRAIDWGWFYWFEQPIFALLHWLFETLGNFGVAIICLTFCVRALMFPVAQRQFASMAAMRAVQPKLKALQEKYKDDKQQLQQKMMELYKQEKVNPLAGCLPIFLQIPIFFALYKVLQLTIEMRHQPFVLWIKDLSAPDPLHILNLFGLLPFTPPSFLAIGVLALLLGISMWLQFKLNPAQMDPMQQQVFAIMPWMMMFIMAPFAAGLLVYWITNNCLSMAQQWWLYKRHPVLNTATATK
- the yidD gene encoding membrane protein insertion efficiency factor YidD, with protein sequence MIARLLILIARAWQLGPSRILPPTCRYAPSCSEYAIQAVGKYGAIKGSWLGFKRLMRCHPWGGSGYDPVP
- a CDS encoding aminotransferase class V-fold PLP-dependent enzyme yields the protein MTDRGKGVSRRGLLQAAAVAGAALPLTARAASSGNAMRDQLLLAPDIHYFNAANIGPAFRSAIVAHERETQAFQANPSPQFRARYPVAADALRARLGTRMNVSAQEIALVRNSSEANTVAVRGLALKAGDEVILTDHNHPSTLETWKLRAAREGLLLKILPVPVYATSAQTVVDQFAAAITPRTRAIFLSHMSNVTGMIFPLAQIAQLTRPKGIWLHGDGAQTFGWLRLDLPALGVDSYSGSTHKWMMGPLEGGILYVRREGQAQLQPIMLSHGYWLTDEKNLDTAQKYEILGQRDDPKLIAIDATLDALDAIGEAEVERRAFAIGDQMRDLVLRLPGAKLVGTTTKGLTGPVITPAFAGKDVLAIRDHLWTQGKVVVAPSKADGKPTIRFSPHIYNSADEIALIADLLAKV
- the rnpA gene encoding ribonuclease P protein component — translated: MGKRADFLAANRGRRAPMPGFVLLVRERGDGDPAMRIGITVTKKIGGAVIRNRMKRRFRVLARELLPVHGVAGADHVLIGRAEGVERDFALLRGELEKALGKILTRPESQGRPPRRKGDTRPAPTAAKTGSPA